Proteins encoded together in one Lagopus muta isolate bLagMut1 chromosome 3, bLagMut1 primary, whole genome shotgun sequence window:
- the C3H8orf88 gene encoding uncharacterized protein C8orf88 homolog isoform X3 yields the protein MLQEHETSWHFKMLKGAQQFVGKSLQPALPASHLPSKQASEVAFNFQTELPSNAQVCLQSKVDWLSEVTEMKILTQNTVPLQPKQELDAKKERIKYSRDFLLELSSVSLSQKKPEFLPDHPIVLEKPENSNPFVDIYKK from the exons atgctacagGAACATGAGACCT cgtGGCACTTCAAAATGCTGAAGGGAGCTCAGCAGTTCGTTGGCAAATCCCTCCAACCAGCGCTACCTGCGTCCCATTTGCCTTCTAAACAAG CATCAGAAGTTGCTTTCAACTTTCAGACTGAATTACCTAGCAATGCTCAAGTATGTTTGCAGAGTAAGGTTGACTGG TTATCTGAAGTGACTGAAATGAAGATCTTAACTCAAAACACAGTGCCTCTTCAACCCAAACAGGAATTGGATGCAAAAAAAG aaaggatCAAATACAGCAGAGATTTCCTCTTGGAGCTTTCAAGCGTTTCGCTCTCTCAAAAGAAGCCAGAGTTTCTGCCCGATCATCCAATTGTACTTGAAAAACCA GAAAACAGCAACCCTTTTGTTGACATATACAAGAAGTGA
- the C3H8orf88 gene encoding uncharacterized protein C8orf88 homolog isoform X1: MLMPCCKGNTFELQSRTRPRVSSWRPFPGVTHAWHFKMLKGAQQFVGKSLQPALPASHLPSKQASEVAFNFQTELPSNAQVCLQSKVDWLSEVTEMKILTQNTVPLQPKQELDAKKERIKYSRDFLLELSSVSLSQKKPEFLPDHPIVLEKPENSNPFVDIYKK; the protein is encoded by the exons ATGCTGATGCCATGCTGTAAGGGCAACACGTTTGAACTCCAAAGCAGGACGCGGCCACGTGTGAGCAGCTGGCGCCCGTTCCCTGGTGTCACACACG cgtGGCACTTCAAAATGCTGAAGGGAGCTCAGCAGTTCGTTGGCAAATCCCTCCAACCAGCGCTACCTGCGTCCCATTTGCCTTCTAAACAAG CATCAGAAGTTGCTTTCAACTTTCAGACTGAATTACCTAGCAATGCTCAAGTATGTTTGCAGAGTAAGGTTGACTGG TTATCTGAAGTGACTGAAATGAAGATCTTAACTCAAAACACAGTGCCTCTTCAACCCAAACAGGAATTGGATGCAAAAAAAG aaaggatCAAATACAGCAGAGATTTCCTCTTGGAGCTTTCAAGCGTTTCGCTCTCTCAAAAGAAGCCAGAGTTTCTGCCCGATCATCCAATTGTACTTGAAAAACCA GAAAACAGCAACCCTTTTGTTGACATATACAAGAAGTGA
- the C3H8orf88 gene encoding uncharacterized protein C8orf88 homolog isoform X2: MAHRGPGGGAWHFKMLKGAQQFVGKSLQPALPASHLPSKQASEVAFNFQTELPSNAQVCLQSKVDWLSEVTEMKILTQNTVPLQPKQELDAKKERIKYSRDFLLELSSVSLSQKKPEFLPDHPIVLEKPENSNPFVDIYKK; encoded by the exons ATGGCCCACAGGGGGCCGGGGGGAGGTG cgtGGCACTTCAAAATGCTGAAGGGAGCTCAGCAGTTCGTTGGCAAATCCCTCCAACCAGCGCTACCTGCGTCCCATTTGCCTTCTAAACAAG CATCAGAAGTTGCTTTCAACTTTCAGACTGAATTACCTAGCAATGCTCAAGTATGTTTGCAGAGTAAGGTTGACTGG TTATCTGAAGTGACTGAAATGAAGATCTTAACTCAAAACACAGTGCCTCTTCAACCCAAACAGGAATTGGATGCAAAAAAAG aaaggatCAAATACAGCAGAGATTTCCTCTTGGAGCTTTCAAGCGTTTCGCTCTCTCAAAAGAAGCCAGAGTTTCTGCCCGATCATCCAATTGTACTTGAAAAACCA GAAAACAGCAACCCTTTTGTTGACATATACAAGAAGTGA
- the C3H8orf88 gene encoding uncharacterized protein C8orf88 homolog isoform X4 has product MLKGAQQFVGKSLQPALPASHLPSKQASEVAFNFQTELPSNAQVCLQSKVDWLSEVTEMKILTQNTVPLQPKQELDAKKERIKYSRDFLLELSSVSLSQKKPEFLPDHPIVLEKPENSNPFVDIYKK; this is encoded by the exons ATGCTGAAGGGAGCTCAGCAGTTCGTTGGCAAATCCCTCCAACCAGCGCTACCTGCGTCCCATTTGCCTTCTAAACAAG CATCAGAAGTTGCTTTCAACTTTCAGACTGAATTACCTAGCAATGCTCAAGTATGTTTGCAGAGTAAGGTTGACTGG TTATCTGAAGTGACTGAAATGAAGATCTTAACTCAAAACACAGTGCCTCTTCAACCCAAACAGGAATTGGATGCAAAAAAAG aaaggatCAAATACAGCAGAGATTTCCTCTTGGAGCTTTCAAGCGTTTCGCTCTCTCAAAAGAAGCCAGAGTTTCTGCCCGATCATCCAATTGTACTTGAAAAACCA GAAAACAGCAACCCTTTTGTTGACATATACAAGAAGTGA